The following coding sequences lie in one Novipirellula aureliae genomic window:
- a CDS encoding carboxymuconolactone decarboxylase family protein: MIPRPYKQMHSDHPALMQAYEAYGQAAAEAGPLSDREVALVKLSISIAAGLEGGSHSHCRKALAAGCSADDLRHVALLSGPTIGFPTMMRARSWVEDVLKKQS, from the coding sequence ATGATTCCTCGTCCCTATAAACAAATGCACTCGGATCATCCTGCTTTGATGCAGGCGTACGAAGCGTATGGCCAAGCGGCAGCGGAAGCCGGGCCATTATCGGATCGCGAAGTTGCACTCGTCAAGCTAAGCATCTCCATCGCCGCTGGCCTAGAAGGTGGCTCCCATTCGCATTGCCGAAAAGCACTCGCAGCAGGCTGTTCGGCTGATGATCTGCGTCACGTTGCCCTGCTTTCCGGACCAACGATTGGCTTTCCAACCATGATGCGTGCTCGAAGTTGGGTCGAAGATGTTTTGAAGAAACAGTCCTAG
- a CDS encoding glycosyltransferase family 4 protein codes for MIDSITSELATSDLNPNVGPNKPIVAKVLHVINGEHFAGAERVQSHLGRCLPEFGITADFVCIKPGKFPQVLKENGGDWGRCHLAKMQNRFDLRSAFRVRDLVRAYRYDLLHAHTPRSAMIASVASRLSGIPWVYHVHSPAARDSSNRWSNRINDNIEKLSLYGCSHLITVSESLCCEAIAQGADERKVTVVHNGVPTIRPERTRVPEPGGRWVLGMVALMRPRKGLEIVLEALARLAREGLDVVLRIVGPFETDAYQSEIEELIHRLGLENRIERVGFTSDVPAELVKMDAMVLPSLYGEGLPMVVLEAMAAAVPVIATRVEGTPEAVNDGVEGLLAEPRDPIRLADKIRTLVSGEIDWRTMSEAAFRRQKGCFSDRAMAKATSDVYRKLLGLG; via the coding sequence ATGATTGATAGTATCACGAGCGAGCTAGCCACTTCTGACTTGAATCCCAATGTAGGGCCTAACAAGCCGATTGTCGCCAAGGTACTTCATGTCATCAACGGCGAACACTTTGCGGGTGCCGAGCGAGTCCAATCCCATCTGGGACGCTGTTTACCCGAGTTCGGAATCACAGCCGATTTCGTCTGCATTAAACCGGGAAAGTTCCCGCAAGTACTCAAGGAGAACGGCGGCGATTGGGGACGTTGCCATTTGGCGAAAATGCAAAACCGATTCGACCTGCGTTCGGCGTTTCGAGTTCGAGATCTTGTGCGAGCCTACCGTTACGATTTGCTTCATGCCCATACGCCACGCTCTGCTATGATTGCTTCGGTCGCCTCGCGGCTGTCGGGCATTCCATGGGTCTATCACGTTCATAGCCCAGCAGCCCGCGATTCGTCCAACCGATGGTCGAATCGAATCAACGACAACATCGAAAAACTCTCTCTGTATGGCTGTTCGCATTTGATCACGGTATCCGAAAGTCTCTGCTGCGAAGCAATTGCCCAAGGAGCGGATGAGAGAAAGGTGACGGTCGTTCACAATGGTGTACCGACGATTCGGCCTGAGCGAACGAGGGTGCCGGAGCCGGGCGGACGATGGGTTTTGGGGATGGTCGCATTGATGCGCCCACGAAAAGGTTTGGAGATCGTTCTCGAAGCGCTTGCTCGGCTCGCACGCGAGGGACTTGATGTTGTGCTTCGCATTGTCGGTCCGTTCGAAACCGACGCCTACCAATCAGAGATCGAAGAGCTCATTCATCGCCTCGGGCTCGAGAATCGTATTGAAAGAGTGGGGTTCACCAGCGATGTGCCAGCGGAACTGGTAAAGATGGATGCGATGGTGCTGCCTAGCCTCTATGGCGAGGGTTTGCCGATGGTCGTGCTCGAAGCGATGGCGGCAGCCGTGCCAGTGATCGCGACTCGAGTCGAAGGGACTCCTGAAGCTGTCAATGACGGTGTAGAGGGATTGTTGGCCGAGCCTCGTGATCCGATCCGTCTGGCTGATAAAATCCGAACGCTGGTTAGCGGCGAGATCGATTGGCGGACGATGTCCGAGGCTGCGTTCCGTCGGCAAAAAGGCTGCTTTTCTGATCGCGCGATGGCGAAAGCTACATCCGACGTGTATCGGAAATTGTTAGGATTGGGATAA